One part of the Leptolyngbya sp. FACHB-261 genome encodes these proteins:
- a CDS encoding oxaloacetate decarboxylase has translation MTQGQQFRQQLEQPGILTLPGIYDCISAKLAEQLGFEVIFTSGFGLAGSTLGRPDYGFLTATEMLYSVSRIVQAVNIPVVADIDTGYGNPLSVIRTVSEAVQLGVAGIILEDQEWPKKCGHFEGKRVISTAEHVQKIRAAVQARGDSELVIIGRTDARAPLGLEEAIQRGRAYREAGADVIFIEAPQSLEDLKAIGTAFPDVPLFANMIEGGKTPFLSSQELQQLGFKIVVFPLSGLFSATKAMLNCFRYLREHGTTPGFEHLVSFQEFEQLIGVPYYRQLEQEFAVRQEDAT, from the coding sequence ATGACTCAGGGGCAACAATTTCGGCAACAACTAGAGCAGCCCGGTATTCTGACCCTACCGGGAATTTATGACTGTATTAGCGCTAAGTTAGCCGAACAGTTGGGGTTTGAGGTGATTTTCACCAGTGGCTTTGGCTTAGCTGGCTCCACGCTTGGCCGACCCGATTATGGCTTCTTAACTGCAACCGAAATGCTCTACAGTGTTAGCCGCATCGTTCAAGCGGTTAACATTCCTGTCGTGGCCGATATTGATACGGGCTATGGCAATCCCTTAAGTGTGATCCGCACAGTTAGCGAAGCCGTGCAATTAGGCGTGGCTGGCATTATTTTGGAGGATCAGGAATGGCCTAAGAAATGCGGTCACTTTGAGGGGAAGCGAGTCATTTCAACAGCAGAGCATGTGCAAAAGATTCGGGCAGCAGTGCAAGCAAGGGGGGATAGTGAATTGGTCATTATTGGTCGCACTGATGCCAGAGCACCCTTAGGGTTGGAGGAAGCAATCCAACGAGGTCGGGCTTATCGTGAAGCGGGAGCCGATGTGATATTTATCGAAGCTCCCCAATCGCTGGAGGACCTCAAAGCAATTGGCACCGCCTTTCCCGATGTCCCCCTATTCGCCAATATGATTGAGGGCGGCAAAACACCCTTTCTCTCTAGCCAAGAGCTGCAACAATTGGGGTTCAAAATTGTCGTCTTTCCACTATCCGGCTTATTCTCAGCAACCAAAGCCATGCTGAATTGCTTTCGCTATCTGCGCGAGCATGGCACTACTCCTGGCTTCGAACATTTAGTTTCTTTCCAAGAATTTGAGCAACTGATTGGGGTTCCCTACTACCGCCAGTTAGAGCAAGAATTCGCTGTGCGTCAAGAGGATGCAACTTGA
- a CDS encoding SBBP repeat-containing protein — translation MAEQLFTVQIYTPNSDLAAGTQISQVIAARTGNDTLLGYQPISGVPNLPQIDLFIGDVTIEDPASRQWSDTFVFGDYQQAYYDNGNPQILGLNDFGFVGDFNPAQDFIQLNGNANNYQLLDVGVGSAILQQDQNGVDVVGFLLGNSNLNLASNYFKFEGNTPPPGPVVPKAQQQGTAGFDISVRAATDTSGNVYTAGGTTGSIGKTNSGLSRDGLVTKYDSQGNVLFTKQIGTSSFDTVSNIATDAQGNFYVSGITAGNLEGTKQAESTDAFVAKYDSSGNQVWLEQFGQNVIFQAFGLDVDAGGNVYVSGLDVRASEDLATDNLWVSKFDTNGSQQWFTEVGSVDNDFDESYDVTVSSDGSVYATGWTLGDLPRIDSPGSFQNAGLYDNYIAKFDNATGQAQWVKQYGTPDYEWSWGVDTDSQGNVYTAGWTLGTLGDENKGSYDVYLTKYDSEGNQLWVKQFGSAADDEGFDIFIDQSDNIFLTGYTNGNLEGINAGSFDAFVTRFDTAGNQIWLQQFGTSKFDQAYGVTSDAFGNLYVTGVTGGSLGSLNAGSFDAWTAKLDATSGSLKDFSGNGQTVSLASIPKGFASSAPATRPVSGEQADYIGDFFQQFVTGTLGLSPDSGGPSGRGLEPLVSNPYGGQPPTSVPEPSAGLGLLAIAGVACIRRKLQARSKAASKARTRASAQ, via the coding sequence GTGGCTGAGCAGTTATTCACGGTTCAAATTTACACACCTAATAGCGACCTCGCTGCAGGGACTCAGATAAGCCAAGTAATTGCAGCGCGTACTGGCAACGATACCTTGCTGGGTTATCAACCCATAAGTGGTGTTCCAAATCTGCCCCAAATCGATCTTTTCATTGGTGATGTAACCATTGAGGATCCAGCTTCTCGCCAATGGAGCGATACCTTTGTATTCGGTGATTATCAGCAAGCCTACTACGATAACGGCAACCCGCAAATCCTCGGCTTAAACGATTTTGGTTTCGTTGGTGATTTCAATCCTGCCCAGGATTTCATCCAGCTCAATGGCAATGCCAACAACTACCAATTATTGGATGTTGGAGTTGGCTCAGCAATTCTCCAGCAGGACCAAAATGGTGTTGATGTTGTCGGTTTCTTGCTAGGTAATTCCAATCTAAATCTGGCTAGTAACTACTTCAAGTTTGAGGGCAATACTCCTCCACCAGGGCCAGTGGTCCCGAAGGCTCAGCAACAGGGAACTGCTGGTTTTGATATCTCTGTTCGCGCGGCTACCGACACCTCAGGCAATGTCTACACGGCTGGGGGAACCACGGGCTCTATTGGCAAAACCAACAGCGGGCTTTCTCGTGATGGCTTAGTGACCAAGTATGACAGCCAGGGCAATGTGCTGTTCACCAAGCAGATTGGCACCTCAAGTTTTGACACAGTCTCCAATATCGCCACTGATGCTCAAGGTAACTTCTATGTATCGGGAATTACCGCAGGCAACTTAGAGGGAACCAAACAAGCAGAAAGCACTGATGCCTTCGTTGCCAAGTACGACAGCAGTGGCAACCAGGTGTGGCTGGAGCAGTTTGGGCAGAATGTTATCTTTCAAGCCTTCGGCCTTGATGTTGATGCCGGTGGCAATGTTTATGTATCGGGATTAGATGTCAGAGCATCTGAAGATCTTGCCACTGATAACTTGTGGGTGAGCAAGTTTGACACGAATGGTAGCCAGCAATGGTTCACCGAAGTGGGTAGTGTAGACAATGATTTTGATGAATCCTACGATGTTACTGTCAGTAGCGATGGCAGCGTTTACGCTACGGGCTGGACTTTGGGCGATTTGCCTCGAATCGACTCGCCAGGTAGTTTCCAAAATGCTGGCTTGTACGACAACTACATTGCCAAGTTCGACAATGCCACCGGTCAAGCGCAGTGGGTGAAGCAGTATGGAACTCCCGATTACGAATGGTCGTGGGGTGTTGACACCGATAGCCAGGGCAATGTCTATACGGCTGGCTGGACCTTAGGCACCTTAGGTGATGAGAATAAAGGTTCCTATGATGTCTACCTGACCAAATATGACAGCGAAGGTAATCAGCTATGGGTGAAGCAGTTTGGTAGTGCTGCTGATGATGAAGGTTTTGATATCTTCATCGACCAATCTGACAACATCTTCCTGACTGGCTATACCAACGGCAACCTTGAAGGGATTAATGCTGGCTCCTTCGATGCCTTCGTAACCCGGTTCGACACAGCTGGGAACCAGATATGGCTGCAACAGTTTGGCACCTCTAAGTTTGATCAGGCTTATGGGGTCACCAGCGATGCTTTTGGCAACCTTTATGTCACAGGTGTAACGGGTGGCTCTTTGGGCTCCCTCAATGCTGGGTCTTTCGATGCTTGGACTGCCAAGCTTGATGCCACCTCAGGAAGCTTGAAAGACTTTAGCGGTAATGGCCAGACTGTCAGCCTCGCCTCGATTCCGAAAGGTTTCGCGAGCAGTGCACCAGCAACTCGACCAGTCAGTGGTGAACAAGCTGACTATATCGGTGACTTCTTCCAGCAATTCGTCACTGGGACCTTAGGTCTCAGTCCAGACAGTGGTGGACCGAGCGGCCGAGGTCTAGAACCCCTGGTTTCTAATCCTTACGGTGGCCAACCGCCAACCTCTGTACCAGAGCCTTCTGCTGGCCTGGGCTTATTGGCAATTGCCGGTGTTGCATGCATCAGGAGAAAGCTGCAAGCTCGCTCGAAAGCGGCAAGCAAGGCAAGAACAAGAGCCTCAGCTCAATAA
- a CDS encoding SBBP repeat-containing protein encodes MESWPEADGLLGPQLLKPAVGEFPIGLFQGDVLFGAPLLQLGHNTFTPRNWQQVDYDQNSLANSSLGGSSPNGFGFFAGLNPVLTSVYSSNVTSYSRLNVGIGSSQFPQQNSLEIANFLLANPNWSLGQNYSQSQQEAQEFDLTPATATDPSGNVYVAGGTTSTLKTANKPDPRDAVVTKYDRQGKLLFSKQFGSERLDTILSIDTDSEGNFYVAGITEGDLAASKQAETSDAFVAKFDSNGNQLWIKQFGRNSIFQTFSIDVDTTGNAYVTGVDVKPAKDLATADFWASKFDTNGNQKWLTTLGSVNQADDESSSIAVDDQDGSVYLTGWTAGDLAKNNAGLDDAWVAKFNNRGQVQWIRQLGTADDERSLAVDTDSQGNVYVTGWTLGGLGGNNAGSYDTWLAKFDSNGNQLWIKQLGKASTDEPIEMFIDGNDSIVLSGYTSGNLSGTNVGSFDTWVARYDTQGNQVWLRQFGTSKFDRAYGITGDNTGKVYVTGVTDGSGKTAKAAPTGSWVAKLDTSSGTLRAFGGNSQGFNTAVTNSPTDTTASPELFTDLFTDPFTDQSIPGYMANLSKPVLKNLGSSGSSTNSGRPSSNLEHSNSEQSISGPLSTSVPEPSASLGLLAITTVAWISRRLGATLKKQRKART; translated from the coding sequence ATGGAAAGCTGGCCTGAAGCTGATGGTTTGCTTGGTCCTCAATTGCTCAAGCCTGCTGTTGGTGAATTTCCGATTGGTCTGTTTCAGGGTGATGTCCTATTTGGTGCTCCGCTTCTACAGCTTGGTCACAACACTTTTACCCCTAGAAACTGGCAACAGGTTGACTACGACCAAAATAGTTTGGCTAACTCCAGTTTGGGTGGCTCCAGTCCAAACGGCTTTGGTTTTTTTGCTGGTCTCAACCCGGTTTTGACTTCTGTTTACAGCAGTAATGTCACTAGTTATTCGAGGCTAAATGTTGGTATTGGTTCGAGCCAGTTTCCGCAGCAAAATAGCCTCGAAATTGCCAATTTCCTACTTGCAAATCCTAACTGGAGCCTAGGTCAAAACTACTCTCAATCTCAACAGGAAGCCCAGGAGTTTGACCTTACACCGGCCACTGCCACTGATCCCTCTGGCAATGTCTATGTTGCCGGAGGAACGACCAGTACTTTGAAGACAGCAAATAAACCGGATCCTCGTGATGCTGTCGTCACTAAGTATGACCGTCAAGGCAAGTTGCTGTTCAGCAAACAGTTTGGTAGCGAGCGCCTCGACACGATCTTAAGTATCGACACCGACAGCGAAGGCAACTTCTATGTTGCAGGGATCACCGAAGGGGATTTGGCCGCATCTAAGCAAGCAGAAACTTCTGATGCCTTTGTTGCCAAGTTTGACAGTAATGGTAATCAGCTATGGATTAAGCAGTTTGGACGCAACTCTATTTTCCAAACCTTCAGTATTGATGTGGATACTACTGGTAACGCCTATGTAACGGGCGTAGATGTCAAACCAGCCAAGGATCTGGCAACGGCTGACTTCTGGGCCAGCAAATTTGACACAAATGGCAACCAGAAATGGCTCACAACTTTGGGAAGCGTCAACCAGGCTGATGATGAATCTTCCAGCATTGCTGTCGATGACCAGGATGGCAGTGTTTATCTGACCGGCTGGACCGCAGGGGATTTAGCCAAAAACAATGCTGGCCTTGATGATGCCTGGGTCGCTAAGTTCAACAACAGGGGTCAGGTTCAGTGGATCCGACAATTGGGTACTGCGGATGATGAGCGCTCACTCGCAGTTGACACTGACAGCCAGGGTAATGTTTACGTAACCGGCTGGACTCTAGGTGGCTTGGGTGGTAACAATGCCGGGTCTTATGATACCTGGTTGGCTAAATTTGACAGCAATGGCAATCAACTGTGGATTAAACAGCTTGGTAAAGCCAGCACCGATGAGCCTATTGAGATGTTCATTGATGGCAATGACAGCATTGTCTTAAGCGGGTATACCAGCGGTAATTTGTCAGGCACCAATGTTGGGTCTTTTGATACCTGGGTAGCTAGATATGACACCCAGGGTAATCAGGTGTGGCTGCGGCAGTTTGGTACCTCCAAATTTGACCGGGCTTACGGAATTACTGGAGACAACACGGGTAAAGTCTACGTGACTGGCGTGACTGACGGCTCTGGGAAAACGGCTAAGGCTGCGCCTACTGGTAGTTGGGTTGCCAAACTGGATACAAGCTCGGGAACGTTGAGAGCTTTTGGCGGAAATTCACAGGGATTTAATACTGCTGTGACCAACTCCCCAACTGATACAACTGCCAGCCCTGAATTGTTTACTGACCTGTTTACTGACCCCTTTACTGACCAGTCGATACCAGGGTACATGGCTAACCTGAGCAAGCCTGTACTCAAAAATTTGGGTTCGTCCGGTTCTTCCACTAATAGCGGCAGACCCAGTAGCAATTTAGAGCACTCAAATTCAGAGCAATCAATTTCTGGTCCACTGTCAACTTCTGTGCCAGAGCCCTCTGCTAGTTTGGGTCTATTGGCAATCACAACGGTTGCTTGGATCAGTAGAAGGCTCGGGGCCACTTTGAAAAAACAGAGAAAAGCTAGAACCTAA
- a CDS encoding TolC family protein, with the protein MQIVRHLIALGMGTALTLPALEATAAPLQQPKSRAINLSQTAPQTTPQTTPQATPNPATSPAAQPPAEQSGGQASDQPAGQSADQPNRPASGSSGQTSGQTPVEAAPAAQTQTPTPQPSASPASPDTPGTASPSGAPGATDQAPANQAPADQAPANQTPGTPTPASQSATDLSPNPDPLSLPTQPFEVRVETTQGISLQQALELATRNNRQLEQARTSLERARAALREQEAQLYPTASTSVQTQYVNRPGNEAAGGLEDGTADLSGNLGLDYTILDFGRRRYNIESASTQVRDAQLEVDRINQSIRSDISGLYYDLQNAAEQVRIQQAAVEASQISVRDALAQERAGVGTRFATLQAQTQLADDQVQLLEAQNNLLISRRQLAQRLDIAQTATLEAVDPIEVSGTWNLGLEETILAAYANRVELQQFLLRRDVAQNQARAAQTTLLPQIALSGGYNFNETLLGQSNDSDSIFSRNTESFQDSFTVGVTLRWTLFNGGATQAQVAQARADEAIAESQFAEQRSQVRFDVENAFFSLQSRREQITAARVGVESAQEGLRLARLRFQAGVGTQLEVTNSQRDLTEAQSNLAQSVIGYNRALAQLQRSVNQL; encoded by the coding sequence ATGCAAATTGTCCGTCATCTGATCGCGCTAGGTATGGGGACAGCTCTAACCCTGCCAGCCCTAGAAGCCACGGCTGCACCACTCCAACAGCCGAAATCGAGAGCTATTAATCTGTCGCAGACAGCACCACAGACGACGCCTCAAACTACCCCCCAAGCGACACCTAACCCAGCTACCTCTCCTGCTGCCCAGCCACCAGCTGAGCAATCGGGTGGTCAAGCTAGCGATCAACCGGCGGGCCAATCAGCCGATCAACCCAATCGACCTGCTTCTGGCTCATCCGGCCAGACGTCAGGGCAGACACCAGTAGAGGCAGCTCCAGCTGCCCAGACTCAAACACCAACGCCTCAGCCCAGTGCCTCGCCAGCTAGCCCAGATACGCCCGGCACAGCTAGCCCGTCCGGGGCACCTGGGGCGACTGACCAGGCTCCGGCTAACCAAGCTCCGGCCGACCAGGCTCCGGCTAACCAAACTCCAGGGACCCCAACCCCGGCTAGCCAGTCTGCCACCGACCTCAGCCCCAATCCTGATCCACTAAGCTTGCCCACTCAGCCATTCGAGGTTCGGGTGGAAACAACCCAAGGCATCAGCTTGCAGCAGGCTCTGGAATTGGCAACTCGAAACAACCGGCAGTTGGAACAGGCGCGTACTTCTCTGGAGCGAGCTCGGGCTGCCTTGCGTGAACAAGAAGCTCAGCTCTATCCCACCGCCAGCACCTCGGTTCAGACTCAGTACGTTAATCGGCCTGGAAACGAGGCTGCTGGCGGACTTGAAGATGGTACCGCGGATCTCAGCGGCAACCTGGGGCTTGACTACACGATCTTAGATTTTGGCAGACGACGGTACAACATTGAGAGTGCTAGTACCCAGGTTCGTGATGCCCAACTAGAGGTCGACCGCATCAATCAGTCCATCCGCTCAGATATCTCTGGCCTCTACTACGACCTTCAGAATGCTGCCGAACAGGTGCGCATTCAACAGGCTGCAGTTGAGGCCTCTCAGATCAGTGTGCGCGATGCTCTGGCTCAAGAACGGGCTGGCGTTGGTACCCGCTTTGCAACACTACAAGCTCAGACCCAGCTTGCAGATGACCAGGTGCAATTGTTGGAGGCTCAAAACAATCTCCTGATCTCCCGTCGCCAATTGGCTCAGCGGCTAGATATTGCTCAAACAGCGACTCTGGAAGCAGTTGACCCAATCGAGGTGTCGGGAACCTGGAATTTGGGCTTGGAGGAAACAATTTTGGCTGCCTACGCGAATCGCGTTGAGTTGCAACAGTTTCTCCTGCGTCGAGATGTTGCTCAGAACCAGGCTCGGGCCGCGCAAACAACCCTGTTGCCTCAAATCGCTCTTTCTGGCGGTTACAACTTTAACGAGACGCTGCTGGGGCAGTCCAATGACTCGGATTCTATATTCAGTCGTAACACTGAGAGTTTCCAAGACAGCTTCACGGTTGGGGTTACCCTCCGCTGGACTCTGTTCAACGGCGGTGCAACCCAGGCTCAGGTTGCTCAGGCTCGGGCTGATGAGGCAATTGCAGAAAGCCAGTTCGCTGAGCAGCGCAGCCAAGTTCGCTTCGATGTTGAGAATGCCTTCTTCAGCCTGCAATCGCGACGAGAACAGATTACAGCGGCACGGGTTGGAGTTGAGTCTGCCCAAGAGGGCTTGCGTCTGGCCCGTCTGCGCTTTCAAGCGGGCGTGGGCACGCAGTTGGAGGTTACCAACTCGCAGCGTGACCTGACCGAAGCTCAGAGCAACTTGGCCCAGTCCGTAATTGGTTACAACCGAGCCTTGGCTCAGCTGCAACGCTCAGTCAACCAGCTCTAA
- a CDS encoding SBBP repeat-containing protein has product MAEQVFALQTYTPNSDVAAAFNLGQIQIIYGRTGNDALLGYQPVSKPGQTQIEIFLGDVAVEDPALRQWSDTFILGDSNQSYYGNGDANILGLNDFGLVTDFNPALDTIQLYGNASNYQLVDVGLGSAILQQNQDGADVVGFLLGNTNLSLDSNYFNYRGTTPPPGPTVPKAQQLGTPRFDLTPATTTDTSGNVYIAGATNGSLGGANNGDSRDAVVAKYDNQGNLLFTKQFGTDEFDQIFAIDTDAQGNFYVAGNTEGDLGGAEQGAIGDAFVAKFDSNGNQQWIETLSNGLSDSAYSIDVDGSGTVYLSGATVRPVEGEPVVPVGFQTNFWTSKFDTNGNQQWFTEIGTPASFDESYGVTVGNDGSIYATGWTLGGDVAAENKGLYDGLVAKFESSTGQVEFVRQFGTPDYEWSWSVDTDSQGNVYATGWTLGQLGDENPGSYDAFLTKFDALGNQLWIQQFGSDGDDEAFDLVIDSQDNLFITGYTNGSFGGPNLGSFDPWVARYDVNGNQVWLQQFGTPDYDQAYSITSDNVGNLYVTGITQGSLGGLNAGSFDSWVAKLDVSSGNLLNFGGTAQTADRSASVPISKSATQQLNAQQKGLLENFFEQFVTGTLGLSGGSGGPNGTGLEKLVTDPYAPPPTSVPEPSAGLGLLALAAFSCVSRKLRARSKASGKARLPVQ; this is encoded by the coding sequence GTGGCTGAACAGGTATTTGCCCTGCAAACTTACACTCCTAACAGCGATGTCGCTGCTGCCTTTAACCTAGGTCAAATTCAGATTATTTATGGTCGTACTGGTAACGACGCTCTTCTAGGCTATCAACCAGTTAGCAAACCTGGTCAAACCCAAATCGAGATTTTTCTCGGTGATGTGGCTGTCGAGGATCCGGCTTTGCGTCAGTGGAGCGACACCTTTATTCTAGGTGATTCAAACCAGTCTTACTATGGCAATGGTGATGCTAATATCCTTGGTCTAAACGATTTTGGCCTTGTAACTGACTTTAACCCGGCACTAGATACTATCCAGCTCTACGGTAACGCGAGCAACTATCAGCTCGTTGACGTTGGCCTTGGCTCTGCAATTCTTCAGCAGAATCAAGACGGTGCTGATGTTGTCGGCTTTTTGCTCGGCAACACAAATTTGAGCCTAGACAGTAACTATTTTAATTATCGAGGGACCACACCACCTCCTGGGCCAACCGTGCCTAAGGCTCAGCAACTGGGAACCCCCCGTTTTGACTTGACACCTGCCACGACCACAGACACCTCGGGCAATGTCTATATTGCCGGAGCGACAAACGGCTCCCTAGGTGGTGCTAATAATGGGGATTCTCGTGATGCGGTAGTTGCTAAGTACGATAACCAGGGCAATCTGCTGTTTACCAAACAGTTCGGTACCGACGAGTTCGATCAAATCTTTGCCATTGACACCGATGCTCAAGGTAACTTCTACGTTGCTGGCAATACTGAAGGTGATCTAGGCGGAGCCGAGCAAGGAGCTATTGGCGATGCCTTTGTTGCCAAATTCGACAGCAATGGTAACCAGCAGTGGATTGAAACGTTGAGCAATGGCCTATCTGATAGCGCCTATTCCATTGATGTGGATGGCAGTGGCACAGTTTATCTATCCGGTGCAACGGTTAGGCCTGTCGAGGGAGAGCCGGTTGTACCAGTCGGTTTTCAAACTAATTTCTGGACCAGTAAGTTCGATACGAACGGTAATCAGCAGTGGTTTACCGAGATTGGCACTCCCGCTAGTTTTGACGAGTCTTATGGGGTGACTGTCGGTAATGATGGCAGCATTTATGCAACTGGCTGGACTCTAGGTGGCGATGTAGCCGCGGAGAACAAAGGCCTTTACGATGGTCTGGTTGCTAAGTTTGAAAGTAGTACTGGCCAGGTAGAGTTTGTCCGACAGTTCGGCACTCCGGACTATGAATGGTCGTGGAGTGTTGATACTGACAGCCAGGGCAATGTTTATGCAACCGGCTGGACTTTAGGCCAATTAGGCGACGAGAACCCTGGCTCCTACGACGCCTTTTTAACCAAGTTTGACGCCCTTGGTAACCAACTGTGGATTCAACAGTTTGGTTCTGACGGGGATGATGAAGCCTTCGACTTAGTCATCGATTCCCAAGACAACCTCTTCATCACCGGTTATACCAACGGCAGCTTTGGCGGACCTAACCTTGGGTCTTTTGATCCCTGGGTTGCTAGATATGACGTCAATGGAAATCAGGTATGGCTTCAACAATTTGGCACTCCTGATTACGATCAAGCCTACAGTATTACCAGCGATAACGTCGGCAACCTCTACGTTACAGGTATCACTCAGGGTTCTTTAGGTGGCCTCAATGCTGGCTCTTTCGATAGCTGGGTCGCTAAGCTCGATGTATCCTCTGGTAACTTGCTGAACTTCGGTGGCACTGCACAGACGGCTGATCGCTCAGCCTCTGTCCCCATTAGCAAGTCGGCAACTCAACAGCTCAATGCCCAGCAGAAAGGCTTGCTTGAAAACTTCTTCGAGCAGTTTGTTACTGGCACACTGGGCCTAAGTGGTGGTAGTGGTGGACCCAACGGAACAGGTTTGGAGAAATTAGTTACAGATCCTTATGCTCCACCGCCAACTTCTGTGCCTGAGCCCTCTGCTGGCTTGGGTCTATTGGCGCTTGCAGCCTTCTCCTGCGTTAGCAGAAAACTGAGAGCTCGCTCCAAAGCTTCGGGCAAGGCGAGACTGCCAGTTCAGTAA
- the fabZ gene encoding 3-hydroxyacyl-ACP dehydratase FabZ produces the protein MQDLQKLLPHRYPFLLVDRILEYVPGKRAVGLKNITFNEPQFQGHFPGQPIMPGVLIVEAMAQVGGVVLTQMLDSQEGLFLFAGIDKVRFRRQVVPGDQLVMTVELLCVKQRRFGKMQARAEVDGKLVTEGELTFSMLVG, from the coding sequence ATTCAAGATCTTCAAAAGCTATTACCCCATCGCTATCCCTTTCTTTTAGTCGACCGAATTCTCGAATATGTACCAGGTAAACGAGCAGTTGGTTTGAAGAATATCACCTTCAATGAACCTCAATTTCAGGGTCATTTTCCAGGGCAACCGATTATGCCGGGAGTGCTAATTGTGGAAGCTATGGCTCAGGTTGGTGGCGTGGTCCTAACGCAGATGTTAGACTCCCAAGAAGGGCTATTTCTATTTGCGGGCATCGATAAAGTTCGCTTCCGTCGCCAAGTGGTGCCTGGCGATCAGTTAGTAATGACCGTAGAACTATTGTGTGTCAAGCAGCGCCGCTTCGGCAAAATGCAAGCACGGGCTGAAGTGGATGGCAAGCTAGTAACTGAAGGCGAACTGACTTTTTCTATGTTGGTGGGCTAA
- the fabF gene encoding beta-ketoacyl-ACP synthase II, protein MAPELKRVVVTGLGAITPLGNTVSEYWKGLVQGQSGIGPITLFEDSRIACQIAGEVKNFDPCDYLNRKDAKRMDRFAQFGVCASKQAIADAGIEINDLNAHQVGIVIGSGVGGIKVLEDQQEIYLTRGPDRCSPFMIPMMIANMAAGLTAIHTGAKGPNFCTVTACAAGSNAVGEALRLIQRGAAQIMICGGTEAAVTPLSMAGFAAAKALSTRNDQPTRASRPFDRDRDGFVMGEGAGILILEELEHALNRGAHIYAEIVGYGMTCDAYHMTAPTPGGRGAATAMELALKDAGLFPNQVSYINAHGTSTPANDITETSAIKLALGQHASQVAISSTKSMTGHLLGGSGGIEAIATVMAVVKDTVPPTINLDNPDAGCDLDYVPHHSRSQQVEVALSNSFGFGGHNVTLAFRKFEG, encoded by the coding sequence ATGGCCCCTGAACTAAAGCGAGTGGTCGTCACCGGTCTGGGAGCAATTACTCCCCTGGGAAACACGGTCTCAGAATATTGGAAGGGCCTGGTTCAGGGGCAGAGTGGTATTGGACCCATCACCTTATTTGAGGACTCGCGGATCGCCTGTCAGATTGCAGGAGAAGTGAAGAACTTCGACCCCTGCGATTACTTGAATCGCAAAGATGCAAAGCGCATGGACCGCTTCGCTCAATTTGGGGTTTGCGCTAGCAAACAAGCGATTGCAGATGCTGGTATCGAGATTAATGATCTCAATGCTCACCAAGTCGGGATTGTTATTGGTAGTGGTGTCGGTGGTATCAAGGTTTTAGAAGACCAGCAAGAAATTTACCTCACGCGTGGTCCTGACCGTTGCAGCCCTTTTATGATTCCGATGATGATCGCTAATATGGCTGCGGGGTTAACCGCTATTCACACCGGAGCAAAAGGACCAAATTTCTGTACAGTAACAGCTTGTGCTGCCGGCTCGAATGCCGTGGGAGAAGCCCTGCGTTTAATTCAGCGAGGTGCGGCTCAAATCATGATTTGTGGAGGTACGGAAGCGGCAGTTACTCCCTTGTCTATGGCTGGATTTGCAGCTGCTAAAGCATTATCAACTCGCAATGATCAGCCAACTCGTGCCTCTCGTCCCTTTGATCGAGACCGAGATGGTTTTGTGATGGGAGAGGGGGCTGGCATTCTGATTTTGGAGGAGCTAGAGCATGCTTTGAACCGTGGAGCTCACATTTATGCCGAAATTGTTGGCTATGGCATGACTTGTGATGCGTACCATATGACTGCGCCTACTCCTGGTGGTAGAGGCGCTGCTACTGCGATGGAATTAGCACTCAAAGACGCAGGTCTGTTTCCTAACCAGGTCAGCTATATCAATGCTCATGGTACGAGTACCCCCGCTAATGACATCACAGAAACCTCAGCGATCAAGCTAGCTTTGGGGCAGCATGCTTCACAAGTCGCTATTAGTTCTACTAAATCGATGACTGGTCATCTTTTGGGCGGCTCCGGGGGAATCGAGGCAATTGCAACTGTAATGGCTGTCGTTAAGGATACGGTCCCTCCAACTATCAATTTGGACAACCCTGATGCAGGTTGTGACCTGGATTATGTGCCTCACCATAGCCGTAGCCAACAGGTGGAAGTTGCTCTATCCAATTCTTTTGGCTTTGGTGGTCACAACGTTACTCTCGCGTTCAGAAAATTTGAGGGCTAG